A portion of the Cervus elaphus chromosome X, mCerEla1.1, whole genome shotgun sequence genome contains these proteins:
- the OTUD6A gene encoding OTU domain-containing protein 6A: MEDSGSEKQRMLRRHHREKKELQARIQLMRSSVPKSDKKKRKQLLLDVARLEAEMEQKHQQELEKFQEDFPGISNLDSVTEDLAKMDLENQPPHLLRAQRKRERRVALERTRQERIAEVNMEYLASFRQDEEEKLGAILEAKHLEMKDMPTDSHCMYRAIQDQLVFSVTVESLRNRTAEYMRKHIDDFLPFFSDPETGDAYSRDRFFSYCDDIVSSASWGGQLELRALSHILQTPIEVIQADSPAIVIGEEYTRRPLILVYVRYTCNFGEHYNSVKPQEAGATGGAAPRLF, translated from the coding sequence ATGGAAGATTCAGGGAGTGAAAAACAGCGGATGTTACGACGCCACCACCGCGAGAAGAAAGAGCTACAGGCCCGCATTCAGCTCATGAGGAGTTCGGTCCCCAAGAGcgacaagaagaaaagaaagcagttGCTTCTCGACGTGGCCCGCCTTGAGGCCGAGATGGAGCAGAAGCACCAGCAGGAGCTGGAGAAGTTCCAAGAGGATTTCCCTGGTATCAGCAACCTTGATTCTGTCACTGAAGATCTAGCCAAGATGGATCTTGAGAACCAGCCTCCGCACCTCCTCAGGGCACAGAGAAAGCGCGAAAGAAGGGTTGCCCTCGAGAGAACACGCCAGGAGAGGATTGCGGAGGTTAACATGGAGTATCTGGCCAGCTTCCGCCAAGACGAGGAAGAGAAGCTCGGCGCCATCCTGGAGGCCAAGCATCTGGAGATGAAGGATATGCCGACTGATAGCCACTGCATGTATCGTGCCATCCAAGACCAGCTGGTGTTCTCCGTAACCGTGGAGAGCCTGCGGAACCGCACTGCCGAGTACATGCGGAAGCACATCGATGATTTCTTGCCTTTCTTCAGCGACCCCGAAACCGGTGACGCCTACAGCCGCGACCGCTTCTTTAGCTACTGTGACGACATCGTGTCCAGTGCATCGTGGGGAGGCCAACTGGAGCTGAGGGCCCTGTCACACATCCTGCAGACCCCCATCGAAGTGATCCAGGCCGACTCGCCAGCCATCGTCATTGGAGAGGAGTATACCAGGAGGCCGCTAATCCTGGTCTACGTGCGCTACACCTGCAACTTCGGGGAGCACTACAACTCCGTGAAGCCGCAGGAGGCCGGCGCCACTGGGGGCGCAGCCCCTCGTCTCTTCTAG